A section of the Apodemus sylvaticus chromosome 10, mApoSyl1.1, whole genome shotgun sequence genome encodes:
- the Nat9 gene encoding alpha/beta-tubulin-N-acetyltransferase 9 isoform X1: MKLNENTMLLGKKVVLVPYTSAHVPRYHEWMKSEELRHLTASEQLTLQQEYEMQCSWCEDEDKCTFIVLDAEKWRAQPRPPEESCMVGDVNLFLTDLEDPTLGEIEVMIAEPSCRRQGLGTEASLLIMSYGVTKLGLTKFEAKIGQENEPSIRMFQKLHFKQVSMSNVFQEVTLRLAVSEPERKWILEQTSHVEERPYRAKEAEPATATLSEQSWSYPLPRPDSCTGDKSTVSPVCSRPS, from the exons ATGAAGCTGAATGAGAACACCATGCTGTTGGGCAAGAAGGTGGTCCTCGTACCCTACACCTCCGCGCATGTGCCTAG GTACCACGAGTGGATGAAGTCAGAGGAACTGCGGCATCTGACAGCCTCAGAGCAGCTGACCCTACAGCAGGAGTATGAGATGCAGTGTAGCTGGTGTGAAGATGAAGACA AGTGCACCTTCATTGTACTGGATGCAGAGAAGTGGCGGGCCCAGCCTCGACCCCCTGAGGAGAGCTGCATGGTGGGAGACGTGAACCTCTTCCTCACAGACCTAGAAGACCCTACCTTGGGGGAGATTGAGGTCATGATTGCAG AGCCCAGCTGCAGACGCCAGGGACTTGGCACCGAGGCTTCTCTCCTGATAATGTCCTACG GAGTGACAAAGCTAGGTCTGACCAAGTTCGAGGCCAAAATCGGGCAAGAAAATGAACCTAGCATCCGGATGTTCCAGAAGCTTCACTTTAAGCAG GTGTCTATGAGCAACGTCTTCCAGGAGGTGACACTCAGGCTGGCCGTGAGCGAGCCGGAGCGGAAGTGGATCTTGGAGCAGACGAGCCACGTGGAAGAGAGGCCCTACAGAGCTAAGGAGGCGGAGCCGGCGACAGCCACCCTGAGCGAGCAGAGTTGGAGCTACCCACTCCCAAGGCCGGACAGCTGCACAGGCGATAAAAGCACAGTATCTCCTGTCTGCTCCAGGCCCTCCTGA
- the Nat9 gene encoding alpha/beta-tubulin-N-acetyltransferase 9 isoform X2, whose protein sequence is MKLNENTMLLGKKVVLVPYTSAHVPRYHEWMKSEELRHLTASEQLTLQQEYEMQCSWCEDEDKCTFIVLDAEKWRAQPRPPEESCMVGDVNLFLTDLEDPTLGEIEVMIAEPSCRRQGLGTEASLLIMSYGVTKLGLTKFEAKIGQENEPSIRMFQKLHFKQEVTLRLAVSEPERKWILEQTSHVEERPYRAKEAEPATATLSEQSWSYPLPRPDSCTGDKSTVSPVCSRPS, encoded by the exons ATGAAGCTGAATGAGAACACCATGCTGTTGGGCAAGAAGGTGGTCCTCGTACCCTACACCTCCGCGCATGTGCCTAG GTACCACGAGTGGATGAAGTCAGAGGAACTGCGGCATCTGACAGCCTCAGAGCAGCTGACCCTACAGCAGGAGTATGAGATGCAGTGTAGCTGGTGTGAAGATGAAGACA AGTGCACCTTCATTGTACTGGATGCAGAGAAGTGGCGGGCCCAGCCTCGACCCCCTGAGGAGAGCTGCATGGTGGGAGACGTGAACCTCTTCCTCACAGACCTAGAAGACCCTACCTTGGGGGAGATTGAGGTCATGATTGCAG AGCCCAGCTGCAGACGCCAGGGACTTGGCACCGAGGCTTCTCTCCTGATAATGTCCTACG GAGTGACAAAGCTAGGTCTGACCAAGTTCGAGGCCAAAATCGGGCAAGAAAATGAACCTAGCATCCGGATGTTCCAGAAGCTTCACTTTAAGCAG GAGGTGACACTCAGGCTGGCCGTGAGCGAGCCGGAGCGGAAGTGGATCTTGGAGCAGACGAGCCACGTGGAAGAGAGGCCCTACAGAGCTAAGGAGGCGGAGCCGGCGACAGCCACCCTGAGCGAGCAGAGTTGGAGCTACCCACTCCCAAGGCCGGACAGCTGCACAGGCGATAAAAGCACAGTATCTCCTGTCTGCTCCAGGCCCTCCTGA